One window of Brachybacterium ginsengisoli genomic DNA carries:
- a CDS encoding alpha-L-fucosidase: MASPTILRPSPEQLAWQKAGFGVFFHFGVNTFAGKEWSDGTIPAADFDPTELDADEWVRAARDLGAAYVVLTAKHHDGFCLWPTGTTAYSVASSPWKDGKGDVVAEVAEACRRHGMKLGLYLSPWDRNAECYEDAAAYDAFYLAQLRELCTRYGDLFELWFDGAGSAGREYDWDGIGELIAELQPGAMVFNMGPATIRWVGNEDGLAADPCEYVTDSTDLNNYDEDVVGIGAQRYLPPECDVSIRRGWFWQPGEEPKTLGHLLGIHDRSIGLGANLLLNVPPDRRGRLDAEDLARMTEFGEALRARFGDGREATLEVTEGGATATLPEAARFDHVELREVLTEGQRVTAHRVLAADGTVLAEGATIGVRRIHRLPEAVELDSLRIEVEGTGPVLEAVIVHDATGAPVPDLDEGYRAPTEAPLD; this comes from the coding sequence ATGGCATCACCGACGATCCTCCGCCCCTCTCCCGAACAGCTCGCCTGGCAGAAGGCCGGCTTCGGCGTCTTCTTCCACTTCGGCGTGAACACCTTCGCCGGGAAGGAGTGGAGCGATGGGACGATCCCCGCCGCCGACTTCGACCCCACCGAGCTCGATGCCGACGAGTGGGTGCGCGCCGCACGCGACCTGGGCGCCGCCTACGTGGTGCTCACCGCCAAGCACCACGACGGGTTCTGCCTGTGGCCCACCGGGACCACCGCCTACTCCGTCGCCTCCTCCCCCTGGAAGGACGGGAAGGGCGATGTGGTCGCCGAGGTCGCCGAGGCCTGCCGTCGCCACGGGATGAAGCTGGGCCTGTACCTCTCGCCCTGGGACCGCAACGCCGAGTGCTACGAGGACGCCGCCGCGTACGACGCGTTCTACCTCGCCCAGCTGCGCGAGCTGTGCACCCGCTACGGCGACCTGTTCGAGCTGTGGTTCGACGGCGCCGGCTCCGCAGGCCGCGAGTACGACTGGGACGGGATCGGCGAGCTGATCGCCGAGCTGCAGCCCGGCGCGATGGTCTTCAACATGGGCCCGGCCACCATCCGCTGGGTGGGCAACGAGGACGGCCTCGCGGCGGATCCCTGCGAGTACGTCACCGACTCCACCGACCTCAACAACTACGACGAGGACGTGGTGGGCATCGGCGCTCAGCGCTACCTGCCCCCGGAGTGCGACGTCTCGATCCGCCGCGGCTGGTTCTGGCAGCCGGGCGAGGAGCCCAAGACCCTCGGGCACCTCCTGGGCATCCACGACCGGTCCATCGGCCTGGGCGCGAACCTGCTGCTGAACGTCCCGCCGGACCGACGCGGCCGCCTGGACGCCGAGGACCTCGCCCGCATGACCGAGTTCGGCGAGGCCCTGCGGGCGCGCTTCGGCGACGGCCGCGAGGCGACCCTCGAGGTCACCGAGGGCGGCGCCACGGCGACCCTGCCCGAGGCGGCCCGCTTCGATCACGTCGAGCTGCGAGAGGTCCTCACCGAGGGCCAGCGCGTCACCGCCCACCGCGTCCTCGCGGCCGACGGCACGGTGCTCGCCGAGGGCGCGACGATCGGCGTGCGCCGCATCCACCGCCTGCCCGAGGCGGTCGAGCTGGACTCCCTGCGCATCGAGGTCGAGGGGACGGGCCCCGTGCTCGAGGCGGTCATCGTCCACGACGCGACCGGTGCGCCGGTGCCGGATCTGGACGAGGGCTACCGCGCCCCGACCGAGGCGCCCCTGGACTGA